One genomic window of Ilyobacter polytropus DSM 2926 includes the following:
- the hrcA gene encoding heat-inducible transcriptional repressor HrcA: MAISDREKLVLGVIIDYYLTFGDTIGSRTLVKKYNIELSSATIRNVMADLEDMGYISKTHTSSGRIPTDKGYKFYLHELLKVEKISKEERKKIDMAYELRVSELEDILKKTSTLLSKLTSYAGIVVEPDIKREGIKKVELVHIEDYLIMAVIVMDNMAVRTKKISLEHGLSREEVAAVSKELNEKLRKGELKSYEVEDFILEKDNPVLSNLENEVFQDIEGQFYMNNASSIFQNKSVEEARETLELFNKKKGMKEIFEILVKSREHDYGDVNVVFGDELNIKGLEDFSFVYSVYKMGESQGVIGVIGPRRMAYSKTMGLVKYVTKEVNKVIEEIEHKKER, translated from the coding sequence ATGGCTATTTCAGACAGAGAAAAGCTTGTACTTGGAGTCATAATTGATTATTATCTGACCTTTGGGGATACAATAGGCTCGAGAACTTTGGTAAAAAAATATAATATCGAGCTGTCTTCAGCAACTATAAGAAATGTAATGGCGGATCTTGAGGATATGGGGTATATCTCTAAGACACACACATCTTCAGGGAGGATTCCCACTGATAAAGGTTATAAGTTTTATCTACATGAGTTGTTGAAGGTAGAGAAAATATCAAAAGAGGAAAGAAAAAAAATTGATATGGCTTATGAGCTCAGGGTGAGTGAACTTGAGGACATTCTCAAGAAGACATCGACTCTTCTATCAAAACTTACTTCCTATGCAGGGATAGTTGTAGAGCCAGATATAAAAAGAGAAGGTATAAAAAAAGTAGAGTTGGTTCATATAGAAGACTACTTGATAATGGCAGTCATAGTAATGGATAACATGGCGGTCAGAACAAAAAAAATATCCCTCGAACATGGATTGAGCCGTGAAGAAGTGGCGGCTGTGTCAAAGGAATTAAATGAAAAATTAAGAAAAGGTGAGCTTAAAAGTTACGAAGTTGAGGATTTTATTCTAGAAAAGGATAACCCGGTACTTAGCAATCTTGAAAATGAAGTTTTTCAGGATATAGAGGGTCAATTTTATATGAATAATGCATCTAGCATATTTCAGAATAAAAGTGTAGAGGAGGCCAGAGAAACCCTTGAACTTTTCAATAAGAAAAAGGGGATGAAAGAGATTTTTGAAATTCTGGTAAAATCCCGAGAACATGATTACGGAGATGTAAACGTTGTTTTCGGAGATGAGTTAAATATAAAAGGCTTAGAGGACTTTAGTTTTGTATACTCAGTCTATAAGATGGGTGAGTCCCAGGGAGTTATAGGGGTTATTGGACCGAGAAGAATGGCTTACTCAAAGACCATGGGTCTGGTAAAGTATGTGACTAAAGAGGTGAATAAAGTAATAGAAGAAATTGAGCATAAAAAGGAGAGGTAA
- a CDS encoding sensor domain-containing diguanylate cyclase, with product MERGRVVKEVYDLLENKCGVNVVGLGVYREDKREVQYKHLIEDGKWNEALTVELDKEKSVSWWCLKNKKDIIINDIETWMKKYSFNRIITEEKMGSGYFTDIEVDGKVIGFLTIQSKRKDAFTDENMEMLYFAKRVLKLFFVEKTERKLLIENYHNVKALWKMARDFNDSKSIEEIGYNFVKNLKNFQKYKGSLIMGIIWKEGKITEYRYLEENNYLPVKRKISLDSKIKYISDVESYSKDDEDLIMYLVENKEHIGYLIFGDEKKDYSLDSKKFNFISTAREMLVSALVKLKNNKELSKEIAKREAAQDELSAINKKLNIVREIGETVISRKTVGEMLIEIHRILEEELRSYNIGIGINENQKVIRYHTYGKKEALEEENFLLDDHESKEAKCIKENKEFVVRKETFSELHIPLKFGENTVGCFSCRAFGKEFFSEYELEILYEIIPTLSIAVNNSQEHKKLQSANEILKTLSVTDHLTGLYNRRYFYEKFHADWRKARDNKERLYIILVDFDNFKQVNDNFGHHSGDRALIEASKIFSSELKEGYVGRYGGDEFVGGVRSKDEKKVIGIGENIRKKIEQLKIPINKNGEQLTVSVGIFGVVPEGDLDLRRYFVKVDKALYTAKRNGRNMITIHRTE from the coding sequence ATGGAAAGAGGACGCGTTGTGAAGGAGGTCTATGACCTACTGGAAAATAAATGCGGAGTCAACGTTGTGGGACTTGGGGTATATAGGGAAGACAAGAGAGAGGTCCAATACAAACATCTAATAGAGGACGGGAAATGGAATGAGGCTTTAACAGTTGAGCTAGACAAAGAAAAAAGTGTTTCCTGGTGGTGTCTGAAAAATAAAAAAGATATCATTATTAATGATATCGAAACCTGGATGAAAAAGTATTCCTTTAACCGGATCATCACAGAGGAAAAAATGGGTTCGGGATATTTTACAGATATAGAGGTGGATGGAAAAGTAATAGGATTTCTAACTATTCAGTCTAAAAGGAAAGACGCCTTTACTGATGAAAATATGGAGATGCTTTACTTTGCAAAAAGAGTACTTAAGCTTTTTTTTGTGGAGAAAACAGAGCGAAAACTTCTCATTGAAAATTATCACAATGTGAAAGCTTTATGGAAAATGGCAAGGGACTTTAATGATTCTAAAAGTATAGAGGAGATTGGTTATAATTTTGTAAAAAATCTAAAAAATTTCCAAAAATACAAAGGAAGTCTGATCATGGGGATAATCTGGAAAGAGGGTAAAATAACTGAATATAGATATTTAGAAGAAAATAACTACCTTCCGGTAAAAAGAAAGATTTCATTAGATTCAAAAATAAAATACATAAGTGATGTGGAAAGTTACTCTAAAGATGATGAGGATTTGATTATGTATCTTGTGGAGAATAAAGAACATATAGGGTATCTGATATTTGGCGATGAAAAAAAAGACTATTCTCTAGACAGTAAAAAGTTTAACTTTATAAGTACAGCCAGAGAAATGCTGGTATCTGCACTGGTAAAACTAAAGAATAACAAGGAATTATCTAAGGAGATAGCAAAAAGAGAAGCAGCTCAAGATGAGCTAAGTGCCATAAACAAAAAACTAAATATAGTAAGGGAGATAGGAGAAACAGTTATTTCTAGAAAGACCGTAGGTGAAATGCTAATAGAGATACACAGGATATTAGAGGAAGAGTTGAGGTCTTATAACATAGGAATAGGTATAAATGAAAACCAAAAGGTGATAAGATACCATACTTATGGAAAAAAAGAAGCTTTGGAGGAAGAAAATTTTCTTTTAGATGATCATGAGAGTAAAGAAGCTAAGTGTATAAAGGAGAATAAGGAGTTTGTGGTGAGGAAAGAAACTTTTTCTGAGCTGCATATTCCCTTGAAATTTGGTGAAAATACTGTGGGATGTTTCAGCTGCAGAGCTTTTGGAAAAGAATTTTTCAGTGAATATGAGTTAGAAATTTTATATGAAATTATTCCAACTTTGAGTATAGCTGTAAATAATAGTCAGGAGCATAAAAAATTACAAAGTGCCAATGAGATACTGAAAACCTTATCTGTAACAGATCACCTTACTGGTCTTTACAACAGAAGATATTTTTATGAAAAATTTCATGCTGATTGGAGAAAAGCAAGGGATAACAAGGAGAGACTATATATAATTCTTGTAGATTTTGATAATTTTAAGCAAGTAAATGATAACTTTGGACATCATTCTGGAGACAGGGCACTTATAGAAGCATCTAAGATTTTTAGTAGTGAACTAAAAGAAGGATACGTAGGTCGATACGGTGGAGATGAGTTTGTAGGAGGAGTAAGAAGCAAGGATGAAAAAAAAGTTATTGGTATAGGTGAGAATATAAGAAAAAAAATAGAGCAACTTAAGATACCTATAAATAAAAATGGAGAACAGCTTACGGTCAGTGTAGGGATCTTTGGGGTAGTCCCTGAAGGGGATTTGGATCTCAGAAGATATTTTGTGAAAGTGGATAAAGCCTTATACACAGCCAAAAGAAATGGAAGAAACATGATTACGATTCATAGAACAGAGTGA
- the galE gene encoding UDP-glucose 4-epimerase GalE, which produces MTILVCGGAGYIGSHAVARLVEKGEEVVVLDNLYTGHRDAVPEGVKLCIGNLADEKFMDKVFQENKIDAVMHFAAYSLVGESVEKPLKYYENNVYGSLCLLKTMKKFGVNKIVFSSTAATYGEPENIPILETDKTEPTNPYGESKLAVEKMLKWCEKAYGINHIVLRYFNVAGAHESGRIGEDHSPETHLIPLVLQVALGKREKIFMYGEDYDTHDGTCIRDYIHVMDLVDAHILAIEKLKNNGKSSIYNLGNGNGFTVKEVIETSRKVTGHPIPAEVAPRRAGDPAKLVASSEKAMKELGWKPEHDTMEKIIESAWKWHKNNSEGYKN; this is translated from the coding sequence ATGACAATATTAGTTTGTGGTGGAGCAGGATATATAGGAAGTCATGCAGTAGCTAGACTTGTTGAAAAGGGTGAAGAAGTAGTAGTTTTGGATAATTTATATACTGGGCACAGAGATGCTGTACCAGAAGGAGTAAAACTTTGTATAGGAAATCTGGCAGACGAAAAGTTTATGGATAAAGTTTTTCAGGAAAATAAGATCGATGCTGTAATGCATTTTGCAGCTTATTCCCTGGTTGGGGAAAGTGTGGAAAAGCCTTTAAAATACTATGAGAATAATGTTTACGGAAGCCTTTGTCTTCTGAAAACAATGAAAAAATTCGGGGTGAATAAGATAGTCTTTTCATCTACTGCAGCCACCTATGGAGAGCCTGAGAATATACCTATTCTTGAAACAGATAAGACAGAGCCTACGAATCCTTACGGGGAGAGTAAACTGGCAGTGGAAAAAATGTTGAAATGGTGTGAAAAAGCCTATGGTATAAATCATATTGTTTTGAGGTATTTTAATGTGGCCGGGGCTCATGAGTCTGGACGTATAGGGGAAGACCACAGTCCAGAAACACACCTTATTCCTCTGGTACTTCAGGTAGCTCTTGGAAAAAGAGAAAAAATATTCATGTACGGAGAGGACTATGACACCCATGACGGAACTTGTATAAGAGATTATATTCATGTTATGGATCTAGTTGATGCCCATATTCTGGCGATAGAAAAATTAAAAAATAATGGTAAAAGCAGCATCTACAACCTGGGGAATGGAAATGGATTCACTGTAAAAGAGGTCATAGAAACAAGCAGAAAGGTGACAGGTCATCCTATCCCTGCTGAGGTGGCGCCTAGAAGAGCAGGAGACCCTGCAAAACTTGTGGCCAGTTCAGAAAAGGCCATGAAAGAACTAGGGTGGAAACCAGAGCATGACACAATGGAGAAAATAATAGAGTCTGCCTGGAAATGGCATAAAAATAATTCAGAAGGGTATAAAAATTAA
- a CDS encoding TetR/AcrR family transcriptional regulator translates to MPKIIKNLKEKILISAMELFNDFKYKDVTMSGIAKKTGIAVGTLYNYYPNKKNLFVDVFKMSWEETFTKLDAILIENITFREKLDNFIEILYTETANRKGLGEELLKVDAFKLTNVDRSNGAFGIRKEIYERIENIIEEIKKEENLSVNPNFELRFKKNIFDYILAIIKAFPDEKEINIEYLKHLINSALI, encoded by the coding sequence ATGCCTAAAATAATCAAAAATTTAAAAGAAAAAATACTTATAAGTGCTATGGAGTTGTTTAATGATTTTAAGTATAAAGATGTAACCATGAGTGGAATAGCCAAAAAAACTGGAATTGCAGTTGGTACCTTATACAATTACTATCCAAATAAAAAAAATCTTTTTGTGGATGTTTTCAAAATGAGTTGGGAAGAAACTTTTACAAAATTAGATGCTATATTGATTGAAAATATAACCTTTAGAGAAAAACTCGACAACTTTATTGAAATTTTATATACAGAGACAGCCAATAGAAAGGGTCTAGGAGAAGAACTTCTTAAAGTTGACGCTTTTAAACTAACAAATGTAGATCGTTCCAACGGTGCCTTTGGAATAAGAAAAGAAATTTATGAAAGAATCGAGAATATTATAGAAGAAATAAAAAAAGAAGAGAATCTCTCTGTAAATCCTAACTTTGAATTAAGGTTCAAAAAAAATATTTTTGACTATATCCTTGCAATTATAAAAGCCTTTCCAGATGAAAAAGAAATTAATATAGAGTATTTAAAACATCTGATAAATTCTGCTTTAATATAA
- a CDS encoding MATE family efflux transporter: MSHNNKIEKTKMMGEGEISKVLTKMSVPGIIAMLINAIYNIVDSMFIGMLGNTEAMGATSVIFPLFMLIAALGQMFGVGAGSYIARLLGAGNKNQAEKVVSTTFYTTIIMSILFTVSVLTLINPTLRILGATDTIMPYALTYGKILVTGAIFTIINMTLNNTIRAEGNAKYSMIAISLGAVLNVILDPLFMFGFDMGIKGAAISTVLSTSISSIYLLRYYFSGKSFIKITREKFTPKLSLYSEIMKVGGATFARQALASLSLGILNSKAAFYGDSTVAAMGISTRVTSAVLYIVIGYNQGFMPIAAYNYGAEKYDRLKSAIRISLIRLTVFCTFATFIFMFFTEDILRLFSSDPEVIERGKAILRAMSILIPTLGFQQIYAVLYQALGKSVGALVLSSARQGTFLILALMILPSLLNFRGLIYSQASADIFTVITTLIFAIKISKEIKDKEDIYKPSNNLVLESNG; this comes from the coding sequence ATGAGTCACAATAATAAAATTGAAAAGACAAAAATGATGGGTGAAGGGGAGATCTCAAAGGTTCTGACAAAAATGTCTGTACCTGGAATAATTGCCATGCTCATAAATGCCATTTACAATATAGTGGATTCTATGTTTATAGGAATGCTTGGAAATACAGAAGCCATGGGAGCTACCTCTGTAATATTTCCTCTGTTTATGCTTATCGCTGCCCTAGGTCAGATGTTTGGTGTAGGAGCAGGGTCTTATATAGCCAGACTTTTAGGAGCAGGAAATAAAAATCAGGCAGAAAAAGTCGTTTCCACTACTTTTTATACAACTATCATTATGAGTATCTTATTCACAGTGTCAGTACTGACCCTTATAAACCCAACTCTAAGAATACTTGGTGCAACAGATACAATAATGCCCTATGCTTTAACTTATGGAAAGATTCTTGTAACAGGAGCTATTTTTACAATTATCAATATGACTCTAAACAATACCATAAGAGCCGAAGGCAATGCTAAGTATAGTATGATAGCAATCTCCCTAGGAGCAGTCTTAAATGTAATACTCGATCCACTCTTCATGTTTGGTTTTGATATGGGCATAAAGGGAGCAGCTATATCGACTGTACTATCTACATCCATTTCATCAATATATCTTTTAAGATATTATTTTTCAGGAAAAAGCTTTATTAAAATAACCAGAGAGAAATTCACTCCGAAACTTTCATTATATTCAGAGATAATGAAGGTGGGAGGTGCTACATTTGCCAGGCAGGCTTTAGCCAGCTTGTCTCTCGGAATTTTAAACTCAAAGGCGGCTTTTTACGGAGATTCCACAGTTGCTGCCATGGGAATATCTACTCGGGTTACAAGTGCAGTTCTCTATATCGTCATCGGATACAATCAAGGATTTATGCCAATTGCAGCTTATAATTACGGGGCTGAGAAATACGACCGTTTAAAATCTGCAATAAGAATATCCCTTATTAGACTGACAGTATTTTGCACCTTTGCTACTTTTATATTCATGTTTTTTACAGAAGATATCTTGAGACTTTTCAGCAGCGACCCTGAGGTTATAGAAAGAGGTAAGGCAATCTTAAGAGCCATGAGTATTTTGATTCCTACTCTGGGGTTTCAGCAGATATATGCTGTACTATATCAAGCACTTGGCAAGAGTGTGGGAGCCTTGGTACTTTCAAGTGCCAGACAAGGTACATTTTTAATACTTGCACTTATGATTTTACCTTCACTTTTAAATTTTAGAGGCTTAATCTACTCACAGGCATCTGCAGATATTTTTACCGTTATAACTACGTTAATATTTGCCATAAAAATATCAAAAGAAATTAAAGACAAAGAAGACATTTATAAGCCAAGTAATAATTTAGTTTTAGAATCCAACGGTTAA
- the nhaC gene encoding Na+/H+ antiporter NhaC: MEKERNNKPTLKEAVLGFIITMGVIVLGLRMKAGMEMPLMLGAITAAMVSLYLGNKWNDIQDSIVDGIANTAVTNIILIFSGILVGVWILGGAVPTLIYYGIQLISPKFFLPITFLLACLTSVATGTSFGTIATIGVGSLGIGTGLGIPTAMTIGAVVSGSFFGDKMSPISDTTNIAPAMAGGDLFEHIGSMLWTTIPAAIVAAVAYTFLGLKHSGGNIDYELINQISATLDNNFNISLLTLLPFVLLLILSIKKVPGIITLAVVSAFSYLCAIFTQGVTFRELMKASVSGYKSQTGMELIDKILSRGGISMLMGVIVLIIISTSIGGILERSKILQVIVEAMLKKVKTHTGLILSTMLSCYAVVGATGNMVVGMILPGRTFRPAYEKMDVHSKVLSRTLEDVCTLGNSIIPWGGAALFIQGVFGTDLSYIPYAILNYTVPLFSIILAVTGIGVWNREGTPVNELKTTAILETEH, encoded by the coding sequence ATGGAAAAAGAGAGAAATAATAAACCAACATTAAAAGAAGCGGTTTTAGGATTTATCATCACAATGGGAGTTATCGTATTAGGTTTGAGAATGAAGGCAGGAATGGAGATGCCTTTGATGCTAGGAGCAATTACAGCTGCAATGGTGTCACTTTATCTTGGAAATAAGTGGAATGATATCCAGGACAGTATAGTTGATGGTATAGCCAATACTGCAGTTACTAACATAATCCTTATCTTCTCAGGTATCCTGGTAGGAGTTTGGATTTTAGGAGGGGCTGTCCCAACTCTCATTTATTACGGTATTCAACTTATATCACCGAAATTTTTTCTTCCAATCACATTTTTACTGGCATGCCTAACCTCTGTTGCCACAGGAACATCTTTTGGAACAATAGCTACCATAGGTGTAGGTTCTTTGGGAATAGGAACAGGACTTGGTATTCCAACTGCAATGACTATAGGAGCTGTTGTTTCAGGATCATTTTTCGGAGATAAAATGTCACCTATATCTGACACTACAAATATAGCTCCGGCAATGGCAGGAGGAGATCTATTTGAACACATCGGTTCTATGCTTTGGACAACTATTCCAGCAGCAATAGTCGCGGCAGTTGCCTATACTTTCCTAGGATTAAAGCATTCCGGTGGAAATATCGACTATGAACTGATAAATCAAATTTCAGCAACACTGGATAATAATTTTAACATTTCATTATTAACTTTACTTCCTTTTGTTCTGTTGCTTATTTTATCCATAAAAAAAGTTCCAGGTATAATCACCTTAGCAGTAGTATCTGCCTTTAGTTATCTCTGTGCTATATTTACTCAAGGAGTAACATTTAGAGAACTTATGAAAGCTTCAGTTTCAGGATACAAATCACAGACAGGTATGGAACTTATCGACAAGATACTCTCTAGAGGAGGTATCTCTATGCTGATGGGAGTTATAGTTCTTATCATAATATCCACATCAATTGGAGGTATACTCGAAAGATCTAAAATACTTCAGGTAATAGTTGAGGCTATGCTAAAAAAAGTAAAAACTCATACAGGTTTAATTCTTTCAACTATGTTGTCTTGTTATGCTGTTGTCGGAGCTACGGGAAATATGGTAGTAGGTATGATCCTTCCAGGAAGAACATTTAGACCGGCTTATGAAAAAATGGATGTTCATTCAAAAGTTCTTTCGAGAACCTTAGAAGATGTATGCACACTTGGAAACTCTATTATACCGTGGGGAGGAGCGGCCCTCTTTATTCAGGGGGTATTTGGAACAGACCTTAGCTATATACCCTATGCAATTTTAAATTACACTGTACCTCTTTTCTCTATTATACTTGCAGTTACAGGTATAGGGGTTTGGAACAGAGAAGGTACTCCTGTTAATGAATTAAAAACTACAGCTATATTAGAAACAGAACATTAA
- the hisC gene encoding histidinol-phosphate transaminase, with protein MDGIILREELENIRGYIPGRSIEEVQEEYGLSDIVKLASNENPMPPSPKVLEAIQKAALDINIYPDALGDALRKKLSEKYGVESENIVVGNGGMEVILAMAGTIITKGDEIIMPATTFPGFGFKSSLLGGKLVKVPLNKYDFDLDKMLESITEKTKVIYICNPNNPTGKIIPKNKLKEFIDKVPKNIVVFIDEAYYYYGVKNSEYLDSVRLLKDRENLIILRSFSKSSGLAGLRVGFGLTNKKLAENFRKALGPFTVNKLAQAAAITALDDEEYLEKTVELNYKSLGIMEDFFKKNNLEYIESNANFIFVNVKQHSKIVFHELMKRGVIIRPGFQWGWDNWIRVSTGTEEETHMFIEKLKEIL; from the coding sequence ATGGATGGAATTATTTTAAGAGAAGAACTTGAAAATATAAGAGGTTATATTCCCGGTAGATCAATAGAAGAAGTTCAAGAAGAATACGGTTTAAGTGATATTGTTAAACTAGCTTCAAATGAAAACCCTATGCCTCCATCACCAAAGGTATTAGAAGCTATCCAAAAAGCTGCTTTGGATATAAATATTTATCCCGATGCACTTGGAGATGCACTTAGAAAAAAACTATCTGAAAAATATGGTGTAGAATCTGAAAATATAGTTGTGGGAAACGGCGGAATGGAAGTTATACTAGCCATGGCAGGTACAATAATAACTAAAGGTGACGAGATCATAATGCCTGCAACAACATTCCCGGGATTTGGATTTAAATCCAGTTTGCTCGGGGGTAAATTAGTCAAAGTACCCTTAAATAAATATGACTTCGATCTAGATAAAATGCTTGAATCTATAACGGAAAAAACAAAAGTAATATATATTTGTAACCCAAATAATCCAACGGGAAAAATTATACCAAAAAATAAATTAAAAGAATTTATTGATAAGGTACCAAAAAATATAGTTGTATTTATTGATGAAGCTTATTATTATTACGGGGTAAAAAATTCTGAATATTTAGATTCAGTAAGACTTCTTAAAGACAGAGAAAATCTTATTATATTAAGAAGTTTTTCAAAATCTTCAGGGCTAGCAGGTTTAAGAGTGGGATTTGGACTTACAAATAAAAAACTTGCAGAAAATTTCAGAAAAGCACTGGGACCTTTCACCGTCAATAAACTGGCTCAAGCAGCTGCTATAACAGCTTTAGACGATGAAGAATATTTAGAAAAAACAGTTGAATTAAATTATAAATCCTTAGGAATAATGGAAGATTTTTTCAAAAAAAATAATCTGGAATATATCGAATCCAATGCCAATTTTATATTTGTAAATGTGAAGCAACATTCAAAAATAGTTTTTCATGAACTTATGAAAAGAGGAGTTATCATAAGGCCAGGATTCCAGTGGGGATGGGATAATTGGATCAGAGTGAGTACAGGTACAGAAGAAGAGACTCATATGTTTATAGAAAAATTAAAAGAGATTTTATAA
- a CDS encoding D-isomer specific 2-hydroxyacid dehydrogenase family protein produces MKIIAFVVRDDELEAFDKFSKEFNIQVVLKKEILTLENIDSIEGYDGVSITGKCKLNKEILDKFKEYEIKFITTRTVGYDNVDIDYAKKLGIKFSNVSYSPDSVGEFTVMSILSLLKKLPYSRTKMDSNDFTLSGLQGKELKSQTVGIIGTGKIGQSVIKNLSGFRCKIIGYDPYPCEDMKDLIDYVSYEELISTSDVISLHLPLTKENYNLFNKEAFEKMKDEVLIINNARGDLVNTKDLIWALENNVISGAAVDVIEYETEFFRRDFSSKELSHEELKILKTMPNVQVTAHHAFFTKEVVSDIVEGSLKNLKSLFTTGISENAVC; encoded by the coding sequence ATGAAAATAATAGCTTTTGTTGTAAGGGATGACGAATTAGAAGCCTTTGATAAGTTTTCCAAAGAATTTAATATTCAGGTTGTTCTAAAAAAAGAAATACTGACCCTTGAAAACATTGACAGTATAGAGGGCTATGACGGAGTTTCTATAACTGGAAAATGTAAGCTTAATAAAGAAATTTTAGATAAGTTTAAAGAATATGAAATTAAATTTATTACAACTAGAACTGTTGGATATGATAATGTAGATATCGATTATGCCAAAAAATTAGGCATAAAATTTAGCAATGTTTCCTATTCACCTGATTCAGTAGGGGAATTTACAGTGATGTCCATATTGAGCCTTTTAAAAAAATTACCTTATTCCAGAACAAAAATGGACTCTAATGATTTCACCCTGTCTGGCTTACAGGGAAAGGAACTAAAAAGTCAGACAGTGGGAATAATAGGCACCGGTAAAATAGGTCAAAGTGTCATTAAAAACCTAAGTGGTTTCAGGTGTAAGATTATTGGATACGACCCATACCCTTGTGAAGATATGAAAGATTTAATTGATTATGTAAGCTACGAAGAGTTGATTTCTACTTCTGACGTTATAAGTCTGCATCTGCCTCTGACAAAAGAAAATTATAATCTCTTCAACAAAGAGGCTTTTGAAAAAATGAAAGATGAAGTTCTAATTATAAACAATGCCAGGGGAGATTTGGTAAATACAAAGGATCTAATTTGGGCCCTTGAAAACAACGTAATTTCAGGAGCTGCAGTAGATGTAATTGAATACGAAACTGAGTTTTTTAGGAGGGATTTTTCTTCAAAAGAATTATCTCATGAAGAATTGAAGATATTAAAGACTATGCCTAACGTACAGGTCACAGCACACCATGCTTTTTTCACAAAAGAGGTTGTTTCAGATATTGTAGAGGGTTCTCTTAAAAATTTGAAATCACTTTTTACCACAGGAATTTCAGAAAATGCAGTATGCTAA